The following proteins come from a genomic window of Nostoc sp. ATCC 53789:
- a CDS encoding Uma2 family endonuclease — translation MTQTRVRLWNVDEYHRMLETGIITADERVELIDGQVIPMSAKNPPHAATTLCASDYLKRSLAEVALVRVQDPIQLSQYSEPEPDIAVVRIDARKYIDHHPAPNEIFLLIEVADTTLDTDRKQKAPLYANAGIADYWILDVNQRQVYVFREPGLEGYNLKFILPEDATLSLMAFPGIEVQISQLFP, via the coding sequence ATGACACAAACTAGAGTGCGCTTGTGGAATGTAGATGAATATCACCGGATGCTTGAGACGGGTATTATCACAGCCGATGAACGGGTAGAACTGATTGATGGGCAAGTTATCCCCATGAGTGCCAAAAATCCTCCACACGCAGCGACAACGCTGTGTGCATCTGACTATCTCAAGCGTTCGCTAGCAGAAGTTGCCTTAGTTAGGGTGCAAGATCCGATTCAATTAAGCCAATACTCGGAACCTGAACCAGATATTGCCGTTGTCCGCATTGATGCGCGAAAGTACATTGATCATCATCCCGCACCCAATGAAATCTTTTTACTCATTGAGGTAGCAGATACAACACTAGACACCGATCGCAAACAGAAAGCACCTTTATATGCTAATGCAGGAATTGCTGATTACTGGATTTTGGATGTGAATCAGCGTCAGGTTTATGTTTTCCGTGAACCAGGTTTGGAAGGCTACAATCTGAAATTTATTTTGCCGGAGGATGCAACTTTATCTTTGATGGCATTTCCAGGAATTGAAGTTCAGATTAGTCAACTGTTTCCATAA
- a CDS encoding helix-turn-helix domain-containing protein, which produces MKKPNFQAWLQQKVSDEPEVILAGKLEYLRLYLTDAMREIRNKAGLTQAQLAQKLGVKQAAVSKLESALKEHELESVLHYLHALGADLLVAVKQGDDLYQASDNEGVLLVDVPDVVAQKALAANMSVREYVRVAVEKFSHEDDGLRTALVKLLESDDSVAVKVRERLGSRTIQEVAVELEKCLSLVKEEDRLFSVKNVLAANVRSGESNRGTSYEIDEIELLDLAEELLAKLVEISA; this is translated from the coding sequence ATGAAAAAGCCTAATTTTCAAGCTTGGTTGCAGCAAAAGGTAAGCGACGAACCAGAGGTTATTTTGGCGGGAAAGTTAGAGTATTTGCGCCTTTATCTTACCGATGCCATGCGGGAAATACGTAATAAAGCAGGATTGACTCAGGCACAGCTAGCTCAAAAACTTGGAGTAAAGCAAGCTGCGGTGTCCAAGTTAGAGTCGGCTTTAAAGGAACATGAATTAGAATCAGTGTTGCACTATTTACACGCTTTGGGTGCAGATTTGTTGGTAGCCGTCAAACAAGGGGACGACTTATATCAAGCTAGCGATAACGAAGGTGTATTGCTGGTAGACGTACCAGATGTAGTTGCACAAAAGGCATTAGCGGCAAATATGAGCGTGCGAGAATATGTGCGTGTAGCCGTTGAGAAGTTTTCGCACGAGGATGATGGACTGAGAACAGCTTTAGTAAAACTGCTGGAAAGTGACGATTCGGTAGCGGTGAAAGTGAGAGAGCGTTTGGGTTCAAGGACAATCCAAGAAGTTGCTGTAGAGTTGGAAAAATGTTTGAGTCTAGTTAAAGAAGAAGATAGGCTTTTTTCTGTCAAAAATGTTTTGGCTGCTAATGTGAGGAGTGGAGAAAGTAATCGCGGAACTAGTTATGAAATTGATGAAATTGAGTTGTTAGATTTAGCTGAAGAATTGCTAGCCAAGTTGGTAGAGATTTCGGCGTAA
- a CDS encoding type II toxin-antitoxin system RelE/ParE family toxin, translating to MTWTWELYLDVNGEIPKDLLAFFIRMIPEEEKPENLPKPLLSASETKRLQVNLSYLCDKGLASLTSGIFEKLEDDLYELRMTKSEHNPRFILTAVTPQRFVVLHAFMKKYDGAIKDRDKEPARVRLRKLQQREKS from the coding sequence GTGACCTGGACTTGGGAACTTTATCTAGATGTCAATGGGGAAATCCCCAAAGATTTGCTGGCTTTTTTCATCAGGATGATTCCCGAAGAGGAGAAACCAGAAAATCTACCAAAGCCATTACTGAGTGCTTCCGAAACCAAGCGTCTGCAAGTTAATCTTAGCTACCTGTGCGACAAAGGACTCGCATCACTTACCAGTGGGATATTTGAAAAACTGGAAGATGATTTGTATGAGTTACGGATGACTAAGAGCGAACATAATCCACGGTTTATCTTAACAGCTGTTACTCCTCAGAGGTTTGTGGTGCTGCACGCCTTTATGAAGAAATACGACGGCGCTATCAAAGATAGAGACAAAGAGCCTGCAAGAGTGAGATTGCGTAAATTGCAGCAGAGGGAAAAGTCATGA
- a CDS encoding DUF29 domain-containing protein yields the protein MYASHLYETDFYTWTQEQINLLKTQQWEQLDTVNLIEEIETLGRRERQELRNRLGVLLGHLLKWQFQAEKRSNSWLSTIREQRVQIKLLLQDSPSLKPYLDEVFLSVYELGLALAIRETELGEQVFPEICPYTLGETLDPEFLPNLNQVEEQGE from the coding sequence ATGTACGCATCTCACCTTTATGAAACAGATTTCTATACTTGGACTCAAGAGCAGATTAACTTGCTCAAAACTCAACAGTGGGAGCAATTAGATACTGTTAACCTGATTGAAGAAATTGAAACTTTGGGTAGAAGAGAACGACAAGAATTGAGAAATCGGCTAGGAGTATTGTTAGGACACCTGCTGAAATGGCAATTTCAAGCTGAAAAACGTAGTAATAGCTGGTTGAGTACAATTCGAGAGCAACGTGTCCAAATTAAGCTGCTTCTGCAAGATAGCCCTAGTTTGAAACCCTATCTAGATGAAGTTTTCCTCAGCGTTTATGAATTAGGGTTGGCTTTAGCAATTCGAGAAACTGAGTTAGGTGAGCAAGTTTTTCCAGAAATCTGTCCTTATACTTTAGGCGAAACTCTAGATCCTGAATTCTTACCAAATCTGAATCAGGTTGAGGAGCAGGGTGAGTAA
- the lysS gene encoding lysine--tRNA ligase, whose translation MSEEDIRAARLEKVEQLKQLGTNPYAYRWESTHHAAQLQEKFADLASGEEIDLEVAIAGRIMARRVFGKLAFFTLQDETGTIQLYLDKNRIQESMADIDADAFNHLKQLTDAGDILGVKGTIKRTEKGELSVYVKQYTILTKSLLPLPDKWHGLTDVAKRYRQRYVDLIVNPEVRQTFRRRAQITAGIRRYLEERDFLEIETPVLQSETGGADARPFITYHNTLEMELYLRIATELHLKRLIVGGFEKVFELGRVFRNEGISTRHNPEFTTIELYQAYADYNDMMTLTEGIITTVAQDVLGTLQITYQGEPIDLTPPWRRVTMHDLVKEFTGLDFNSFQTLEEAKTASKNAGIPGIDEAKSIGKLLNLAFEEKVEANLIQPTFVIDYPVEISPLAKPHRSQPGLVERFELFIVGRETGNSFSELTDPIDQRERLEAQAERKAAGDLEAQGVDEDFLTALEYGMPPTGGLGIGIDRLVMLLTDSASIRDVIAFPLLKPEGSVIKQFSYEPTTQTLTIEFDSGSVYEYFKVPPSVKEDLDNAPSKGQYFNKFIKGKFKFEQLS comes from the coding sequence ATGTCGGAAGAAGATATCCGGGCCGCAAGGCTGGAGAAAGTAGAACAACTCAAGCAGCTAGGGACTAATCCCTACGCCTATCGTTGGGAATCTACTCATCATGCAGCGCAGTTGCAAGAAAAGTTTGCTGATTTAGCCAGTGGTGAAGAAATTGATTTAGAAGTTGCGATCGCTGGACGCATTATGGCGCGTCGCGTTTTCGGTAAACTGGCTTTCTTCACCTTGCAAGATGAAACTGGCACAATTCAGCTTTATTTGGATAAAAATCGCATCCAAGAAAGCATGGCAGATATTGATGCTGATGCCTTCAATCATTTAAAACAACTCACAGATGCAGGCGATATCCTGGGAGTTAAAGGTACTATTAAACGGACTGAAAAGGGCGAGTTATCTGTCTACGTTAAACAATATACTATCCTGACTAAATCCCTGTTGCCCCTACCCGACAAGTGGCATGGATTAACGGATGTTGCCAAGCGCTACCGTCAGCGCTACGTTGACTTGATTGTTAACCCAGAAGTGCGACAAACTTTCCGCCGTCGCGCCCAAATTACTGCCGGTATTCGCCGCTATTTAGAAGAACGGGATTTTCTGGAAATTGAAACGCCAGTTTTGCAAAGTGAGACTGGGGGTGCAGATGCGCGTCCATTTATCACCTACCACAACACCTTAGAAATGGAGTTGTATCTGCGAATTGCCACAGAACTTCATCTCAAACGGTTGATTGTAGGTGGTTTTGAAAAGGTGTTTGAATTGGGGCGGGTTTTCCGCAATGAGGGAATTTCTACTCGACATAATCCCGAATTTACGACAATTGAACTTTACCAAGCCTACGCCGATTACAACGATATGATGACGCTGACAGAAGGGATTATTACCACTGTCGCCCAAGATGTACTCGGCACATTGCAAATCACCTACCAAGGGGAACCTATAGATTTAACACCACCTTGGCGGCGGGTGACAATGCACGATTTAGTTAAAGAATTTACTGGCTTGGATTTCAATTCTTTCCAAACATTGGAAGAAGCAAAAACAGCGAGTAAAAATGCTGGTATTCCTGGTATAGATGAAGCGAAATCAATTGGTAAGTTACTAAATTTAGCTTTTGAAGAAAAGGTAGAAGCTAATTTAATTCAACCTACTTTTGTCATTGATTACCCTGTAGAAATTTCGCCCTTAGCAAAACCTCACCGTTCTCAACCTGGTTTGGTGGAAAGATTTGAGTTATTTATCGTCGGGCGAGAAACGGGGAACAGCTTCTCAGAACTTACAGATCCCATCGATCAAAGAGAACGCCTAGAAGCCCAAGCCGAAAGAAAAGCTGCTGGTGACTTAGAAGCCCAAGGTGTAGATGAAGACTTTTTGACAGCCCTTGAATACGGTATGCCGCCTACAGGTGGTTTAGGGATTGGGATTGATCGGTTAGTAATGTTGTTAACTGATTCTGCCAGTATTCGGGATGTAATTGCCTTCCCTCTACTCAAGCCTGAAGGCAGTGTTATTAAGCAATTTAGCTATGAGCCTACAACTCAAACACTGACTATTGAATTTGATAGTGGAAGTGTTTACGAGTATTTCAAAGTACCTCCCAGTGTCAAGGAAGACTTAGACAATGCCCCATCCAAAGGTCAATACTTTAACAAGTTTATTAAAGGGAAATTTAAATTTGAACAGTTGAGTTGA
- a CDS encoding M48 family metallopeptidase: MPTYTGISSEAFRHPLDRQAEQALRNLPGFDLIARKFVEFIYERPQLVYLMGNTIQVGPRQYSTIYQMFRECVRDLDIYPEPALFVSQDPQANSYALGQENPYIVINTGILDLLDEAEIRVVLAHELGHIKCGHTILIQMAMWAMSAASALGELTFGLGNLVTQGLIYAFFEWRRKAELSSDRAALLVMDDLNPVMSTMMKLSGGSHKYANECSLQEFIKQSENYQALDEDGLNQIYKFLIYNGAQGTMLSHPFPVERLHYLRAWAVSEEYQQIRRGNYQRSPASGSVNVSAESSPNETETLRRQIEELRREINRMRRPDTDS, from the coding sequence ATGCCAACTTACACAGGAATTTCCAGCGAAGCCTTCAGGCATCCACTAGATCGCCAAGCCGAGCAAGCTTTACGAAATTTACCGGGATTTGATTTAATCGCTCGTAAATTTGTGGAATTTATCTACGAACGCCCTCAATTAGTCTATCTAATGGGTAACACCATCCAAGTCGGGCCGCGTCAGTATTCCACTATTTACCAGATGTTTCGGGAATGCGTCCGAGATTTGGACATTTACCCAGAACCCGCACTGTTTGTCTCGCAAGATCCCCAAGCAAATAGCTATGCACTGGGGCAAGAGAATCCTTACATAGTCATAAATACAGGGATACTAGACTTACTAGACGAAGCTGAGATTCGGGTGGTGCTAGCCCATGAACTGGGGCATATTAAATGTGGTCATACTATTTTAATTCAAATGGCGATGTGGGCGATGAGTGCTGCTTCTGCCTTGGGCGAATTGACCTTCGGCCTCGGTAATCTTGTAACACAAGGCTTGATTTACGCCTTTTTTGAGTGGCGGCGCAAAGCCGAGCTATCGTCAGATCGCGCCGCCTTACTGGTGATGGATGACTTGAATCCGGTAATGTCAACCATGATGAAGCTCTCTGGCGGTAGTCACAAATATGCCAATGAATGTAGTTTACAAGAATTTATCAAGCAGTCAGAAAATTATCAGGCACTGGATGAAGATGGACTGAATCAGATATATAAATTTTTGATTTACAACGGCGCTCAGGGTACGATGTTAAGTCATCCTTTCCCCGTTGAACGCCTGCATTACTTACGGGCGTGGGCAGTATCCGAAGAATACCAGCAAATTCGCCGAGGAAATTATCAGCGATCGCCTGCTTCTGGCTCAGTAAATGTTTCAGCAGAATCTTCCCCAAATGAAACAGAAACTTTACGCCGTCAAATTGAAGAATTACGACGGGAAATCAACAGAATGAGAAGACCTGATACTGATTCGTAA
- a CDS encoding CHAT domain-containing tetratricopeptide repeat protein, giving the protein MTESLESANYAINIEIAIAKYEAELILVKYPQQWAEIQDILGNAYCERIRGDWVKNGEKAIKAFEKALKVYTREEFPQEWASIQNSLATIYSDLDVIDEENSESAILCCQKSLQVYTRDKFPAEWVMVLTNLGAAYRKRKQGEPLENLNIARTWYQAALEEHIYQCFKAVLEEHTYEDFLENMEEFLEDWAGLQNNLGNIYRDLAKEEDTNNLEQVFYYFNQALEVYSCESYPLDWAMVQNNLAFTYNQQGNINQAIACFRLLLKICTPTAFPTECLDYGGNFGDICLASGRWKEAIEGYNYAVQSIEQIRAWNKSETRRQQILQGTIEVYEKLVQACIKAGQIDKALEYVERSRSKRLVDLMASYNLSQGEEIPPKIQELLQQYEELQQQIDQERQSHKSENSRSETRAAFQAYNEAIASLEIQKQQVWENLRREDPVLAGEIQVNPLSLSEIQKLIDQPNTAILSFYTTNSDTHIFIVQQNKITLHTCTGQGLETLQGWINQNWLLPYMNDYKKWETQINSILRELAERLQISELISQHLQGIEELILVPHLLLHQIPFAALPTGEYQEYLGDKFLIRYTPSCQILEFCQQRDNVGKFNEISLQYGTVEDAEDNLPCARFEGEKLAQMYNIPPENRLIGSSQATSNNYRQLAQQVQVLHSCHHAQSRLDNPLESQLKLAHGDSITLGQLMTPGWRLPQLIEVFLSCCETNLGIPSLTDDILTLSTGFLCAGARSVVSSLWSVNDLATALFSIFYYQQRQEGRNRPKALQQAQIQLREFTKIDLNKIFQEVEAKEKELIGNRKKYPSGSIEDEQWKREYNMYAKLNRRIQEIENSTQQFPFSDPRYWAAFICHGLR; this is encoded by the coding sequence ATGACTGAATCATTAGAATCAGCAAATTATGCTATAAATATTGAAATTGCTATAGCCAAATATGAGGCAGAACTAATACTTGTTAAGTATCCTCAACAATGGGCTGAAATACAGGATATTTTGGGAAATGCTTATTGTGAGAGAATTCGTGGTGATTGGGTAAAAAATGGAGAGAAAGCAATTAAGGCATTTGAAAAAGCTTTAAAAGTTTATACTCGTGAAGAGTTTCCACAAGAGTGGGCTAGTATCCAGAATAGTTTAGCAACTATCTACTCTGATTTAGATGTTATAGATGAAGAAAATTCTGAATCAGCAATATTATGTTGTCAAAAATCTTTGCAAGTTTATACTCGTGATAAGTTTCCCGCAGAGTGGGTAATGGTTCTTACTAATTTAGGAGCTGCCTACAGAAAAAGAAAACAAGGAGAGCCATTAGAAAATTTAAATATAGCAAGAACCTGGTATCAAGCTGCTTTAGAAGAACATATTTATCAATGTTTTAAGGCTGTTTTGGAAGAACATACTTATGAAGATTTTCTGGAAAATATGGAAGAGTTTTTGGAAGATTGGGCTGGACTTCAAAATAATCTTGGTAATATATATCGTGACTTAGCTAAAGAGGAAGATACAAACAATTTAGAGCAAGTATTCTATTACTTTAATCAGGCTTTAGAAGTTTATAGTTGCGAATCTTACCCGCTAGATTGGGCAATGGTTCAAAATAATTTAGCTTTTACTTACAATCAGCAAGGAAATATTAATCAGGCAATTGCTTGTTTTCGCTTATTGCTAAAAATTTGTACACCCACTGCGTTCCCTACAGAGTGCCTCGATTATGGAGGTAATTTTGGGGATATCTGTCTCGCTTCTGGACGCTGGAAAGAAGCTATTGAAGGATACAACTATGCTGTTCAGTCAATAGAACAGATCCGGGCTTGGAATAAATCCGAAACTCGCCGTCAACAGATTTTGCAAGGAACTATAGAAGTTTATGAAAAGCTTGTGCAAGCTTGCATCAAGGCTGGACAAATAGATAAAGCCTTAGAATATGTAGAGCGATCGCGTTCCAAACGCTTGGTAGACTTAATGGCAAGCTACAACCTCTCTCAAGGCGAAGAAATCCCCCCAAAAATCCAAGAATTATTGCAGCAATATGAAGAACTGCAACAGCAAATTGACCAAGAACGCCAAAGCCATAAATCTGAAAATAGTCGTAGTGAAACACGCGCTGCATTCCAAGCTTATAATGAAGCGATCGCATCTTTAGAAATCCAAAAACAACAAGTTTGGGAAAATCTCAGACGCGAAGATCCCGTATTAGCTGGAGAAATTCAAGTTAACCCCCTCAGCTTGTCAGAAATTCAAAAGCTAATTGACCAACCTAATACAGCTATCCTCAGTTTCTACACTACCAACAGCGACACCCATATTTTTATCGTTCAGCAAAACAAAATTACTCTCCACACCTGCACAGGACAAGGGTTAGAGACGTTGCAAGGCTGGATTAACCAGAATTGGTTATTGCCTTATATGAATGATTACAAAAAATGGGAAACTCAAATTAATAGCATTCTCCGCGAATTAGCTGAACGCTTGCAAATATCTGAACTCATATCCCAACATCTTCAAGGAATAGAAGAATTAATTTTAGTACCTCACCTGTTACTCCATCAGATTCCCTTCGCTGCTTTGCCTACAGGAGAATATCAGGAATATTTAGGAGATAAATTTCTTATTCGTTATACCCCAAGTTGCCAAATTTTAGAATTTTGTCAACAACGCGACAATGTAGGGAAATTTAATGAAATATCTCTACAATATGGAACTGTGGAAGATGCCGAAGATAACCTTCCCTGTGCCAGATTTGAAGGCGAAAAACTTGCCCAAATGTATAATATTCCACCAGAAAACAGATTAATTGGCAGCAGTCAAGCCACCTCCAATAACTATCGACAGCTAGCACAACAAGTTCAAGTACTTCATTCCTGCCACCATGCCCAATCTCGCCTCGATAATCCTTTAGAATCACAGTTAAAATTAGCGCATGGTGACAGCATCACCTTGGGGCAATTGATGACACCTGGTTGGCGTTTACCTCAACTTATAGAAGTGTTTCTGTCTTGTTGCGAAACTAATTTGGGTATTCCTTCTCTAACTGATGATATTCTTACTCTCTCCACAGGCTTTTTGTGTGCTGGTGCTAGAAGCGTTGTTAGTTCTCTGTGGTCAGTCAATGATTTAGCCACAGCATTATTTTCTATTTTCTACTACCAGCAGCGACAAGAAGGTAGAAACCGTCCTAAAGCTTTACAGCAAGCCCAAATTCAACTACGAGAATTTACAAAAATAGACCTAAATAAAATCTTTCAGGAAGTAGAAGCAAAGGAGAAAGAACTGATAGGAAATAGAAAAAAATATCCTTCAGGTTCTATCGAAGATGAACAATGGAAGCGTGAATATAATATGTATGCCAAATTGAACAGACGAATTCAAGAAATAGAAAATTCTACTCAGCAATTTCCCTTTTCAGATCCTCGTTACTGGGCTGCTTTTATTTGCCACGGTTTACGGTGA